In the Elioraea tepida genome, one interval contains:
- a CDS encoding MBL fold metallo-hydrolase — MQPAEIRAFFDEPTNTVSYLVWDPATREGAMIDPVLDWDNRSGTADTAFADSILAAAKEEGVAIRYVLETHAHADHLTAAPYIAARTGARIGIGEHIKEVQRIFRPVFDAQDLKPEGGDFDLLFRDGERFLLGSLEVEVMHVPGHTPADIAYRIGGDVFVGDTLFMHDYGTARADFPGGDARQLYRSIRRLLALPPHTRLWMCHDDKAPGRDTYAWQSTVAEQRAHNPHVKHGVTEEEFVAFRTKRDATLAAPLLLLPSIQVNIRAGRSPEAEANGVRYLKIPVRQNKAVA, encoded by the coding sequence ATGCAACCCGCCGAAATCCGCGCCTTCTTCGACGAACCCACGAACACCGTGAGCTACCTCGTCTGGGACCCCGCGACACGCGAGGGCGCCATGATCGACCCCGTGCTTGATTGGGACAACCGCTCCGGCACGGCCGACACCGCCTTTGCCGACAGCATTCTCGCTGCCGCCAAGGAGGAGGGTGTCGCGATCCGCTACGTGCTCGAGACGCACGCGCACGCCGACCATCTGACCGCTGCCCCCTACATCGCGGCGCGCACCGGGGCGCGGATCGGCATCGGCGAGCACATCAAGGAGGTGCAGCGCATCTTCCGCCCCGTTTTCGACGCCCAGGACCTAAAGCCCGAGGGCGGCGACTTCGACCTCCTGTTCCGCGACGGCGAACGCTTCCTCCTCGGTTCGCTCGAGGTGGAGGTGATGCACGTTCCCGGCCATACGCCTGCGGACATCGCCTACCGGATCGGTGGCGACGTGTTCGTCGGCGACACGCTCTTCATGCACGACTACGGCACCGCGCGGGCGGATTTCCCGGGCGGTGACGCGCGCCAGCTCTACCGCTCGATCAGGCGTCTTCTGGCCCTGCCGCCGCACACACGCCTCTGGATGTGTCATGACGACAAGGCGCCGGGCCGCGACACCTATGCCTGGCAGAGCACGGTGGCGGAACAGCGCGCCCATAACCCGCATGTGAAGCACGGGGTGACGGAGGAGGAGTTCGTCGCCTTCCGCACGAAGCGGGATGCGACCCTCGCAGCGCCGCTGCTTCTGCTTCCCTCGATCCAGGTGAACATCCGCGCCGGGCGCTCCCCCGAGGCCGAAGCCAACGGCGTGCGCTACCTCAAAATCCCAGTGCGGCAGAACAAGGCGGTGGCCTGA